Genomic window (Candidatus Methylomirabilota bacterium):
TCGCCTACGTCCGCCTCGCCCTCGGCGGGAAGGCGTGCGACAAGCTCGCGGAGGAAGGCGGTCGCTACGCGGCGATCCCGGCCTACGGCGCCCACTTCGAGCGCATGGGGGTCAAGCCCGTCGAGACGTGTATCGCCGCGCAGAAGGCGGACGAGATCCCGAAGGCGCTCGGGAAGTGGCATGGTGTGGTCGACGAGGTCGTGCTCCGGGCCATCACCGGCGACGACACGATCGAGGAGAACCTGGCGCTGCTTCGCGGTGCGAAGCCGGTGTAGAGGCTTCAGCCCACCTGGTACTTCTTGATCGCCGCCGGGTCGAACGCCAGGCCCAGGCCCGGCTTCTTCGGCACGACAAGCCGGCCGCCTTCGATTGCCGGCGTCTCCTCGTAGAGCCGGAGCGTCCACGGCATGTACTCGACCGTGAGGCCGTTGGGGATGGCGGCCACGAGGTGGACGTGGATCTCCGGGATGAGGTGGCTCACCACGGGCAGGTTGAATGCCTCGGCCATGCCGGCGACCTTCATCCACTGCGTGATGCCGCCCACCCGCAGGAGATCGATCATCACGATATCAACGGAGCGCGCCTCCAGCAGGTGACGGAAGGGCACGATGCCGTAGTGGTACTCGCCCGCGGCGATGGGCGTGACCAATGCGTCGGCCACCCGCGCGAGGCCGGCATAGTCGTCGTGGGCGGTCGGATCCTCTAACCAAAAGAGGTGGAATTGGGTGATCCGGTGCCCCACCTCGATGGCGTGGTGCACGCTCCACAGCTGGTTGATGTCGCACATGAGGTCGATGTCGGGGCCTATGGCCTCGCGCATGACGCGCACGCGCTCAACGGATGCCGCCATCGTCGGCTCGCTCCCGCACTGCATCTTCATCTGCCTGAAGCCCATGTCCACCAGCCGCGGTCCCGCCTTGGCGAGGTAGTCCACGGGGTGCTGGCGCATGAGAGCGCCGCTCGCATAGGTCGGCACGCGGTCGCGCAGGTCCCCGAGCAGCGCGCACACGGATTTGCCCGCGGCCTTGCCCTTGAGGTCCCAGCACGCCGTGTCCACGGCCGAGAGCGCCAGCGAGAAGATGCCGCCGGGGCCCGAGCTGCCCGCGGCGCGTCTGAGCTTGGCGACGATGGCCTCGACCTGCGTCGGGTCGTCGCCAATGATGAGCCGCGCGAGCGCGTCCACAGCGGCCTTGAGCGCCGGCGTCAGCGCGCCGCCGAAGAAGGTGAGACCAATGCCCACGAGACCCTGATCAGTGCCCAGCTCGAGCGTGACGAACTCGCGCGTATCGGTGGGCTCGGGCAGGCCGACGACGAGCGGGTTATCGGCCGGGGTGCGCAGCACGCGCGTGGTGACGTGGGTGATCTTCATCGACGGAGCCTCTCTTGTCGCTTCAGGGTTAGAAGGCCAGGAAGTCCTTCAACGCTGCCAGGACCGCCTCGGGATTGTCCTCGTGAAGCGTGTGGACCGCCCGCGGGATCTCGACGAAGCGGCCGTGAGGCAGGTCCTTGGCCATCCTCTCGGCGACCTCGCGGTCGAGGATGGGGCTCGATTCGCCGCGGAGCACCAGGGTCGGCGGCGTGATCGACCGGACGATGGCCCACCAGTCGAGATCCGGCTGGGAGCGCCGCTCCTTCACGCTCGGGTGCCAGGCCCACACGATGGCGCCGTCGGGGCGCTGCCGGAGGCTGTGCGACGCGACCCAGCGGTAGTAGTGGATCCCGGGATACGGGTTGCCGCGGCAGAGA
Coding sequences:
- a CDS encoding mandelate racemase/muconate lactonizing enzyme family protein; protein product: MKITHVTTRVLRTPADNPLVVGLPEPTDTREFVTLELGTDQGLVGIGLTFFGGALTPALKAAVDALARLIIGDDPTQVEAIVAKLRRAAGSSGPGGIFSLALSAVDTACWDLKGKAAGKSVCALLGDLRDRVPTYASGALMRQHPVDYLAKAGPRLVDMGFRQMKMQCGSEPTMAASVERVRVMREAIGPDIDLMCDINQLWSVHHAIEVGHRITQFHLFWLEDPTAHDDYAGLARVADALVTPIAAGEYHYGIVPFRHLLEARSVDIVMIDLLRVGGITQWMKVAGMAEAFNLPVVSHLIPEIHVHLVAAIPNGLTVEYMPWTLRLYEETPAIEGGRLVVPKKPGLGLAFDPAAIKKYQVG